A stretch of Paludisphaera borealis DNA encodes these proteins:
- a CDS encoding efflux RND transporter periplasmic adaptor subunit, whose protein sequence is MPRVLWTSVTDRFAGRLVAIGILASVAFVASGCHGEKKAEVKSVTKPPVVKVVHPERRNIVRVVGQPSFIESFERTSIYPKLTGYIEKWNVDIGDKVKKGQVMATLFVPELVEDFETKKATVGLDGQKVDLALKIVDVAAADVQAAEARVVETKAILAKYTAEVERWNSEVKRLDDEVRRGVVDPQVLLESTNQWKSAAASREAARADIMKAEAELLSDKATLAKSKVAVEVARADLAVATSEAKRIEAWVGYITLPAPYDGVVVARNANTGDFVLPAAGDPTAMQRSPHLAPGGNAAPIYVVDKTDVVRIFIDIPEQDANYVKIGTKASVLARAYRDEPLQGSVTRTSWALNIKSRTLRAEIDLPNPGSQLLPGMYAYANVIIERPGVRALPLSALTHSGEKTYCWKHENGRAVRTEVQTGVSDGEWIEVTNRRVPDPKTLAAGAHAGEQWTSFDGSEQLILDEQSILTDGLVVEVEPATDGTKVTSPTPDAGHPTTAGRPDKLARVP, encoded by the coding sequence ATGCCCCGCGTCCTCTGGACTTCGGTTACGGATCGTTTCGCGGGCCGCCTCGTGGCGATCGGAATCCTGGCCTCCGTCGCCTTCGTGGCGTCGGGGTGCCATGGGGAGAAAAAGGCCGAGGTTAAGAGCGTTACAAAGCCTCCGGTCGTCAAGGTCGTCCATCCGGAGAGACGGAACATCGTCCGGGTGGTCGGTCAGCCGAGCTTCATCGAGAGTTTCGAGCGGACGTCGATCTATCCCAAGCTCACCGGCTATATCGAGAAGTGGAACGTCGACATCGGCGACAAGGTGAAGAAGGGCCAGGTCATGGCCACCCTGTTCGTGCCCGAGCTGGTCGAGGATTTCGAGACGAAGAAGGCGACCGTCGGACTTGACGGCCAAAAGGTCGATCTGGCTCTCAAGATCGTCGACGTGGCCGCGGCCGACGTCCAGGCGGCTGAGGCCCGGGTCGTCGAGACCAAGGCGATCCTGGCCAAGTACACGGCCGAGGTCGAGCGTTGGAACTCGGAGGTCAAGCGGCTTGACGACGAGGTCCGTCGAGGCGTCGTCGATCCCCAAGTGCTTCTTGAATCGACCAATCAGTGGAAGTCGGCCGCCGCGTCACGCGAGGCGGCTCGGGCCGACATCATGAAGGCCGAGGCCGAACTGCTCTCGGACAAAGCCACGCTTGCCAAGTCCAAGGTCGCCGTCGAGGTCGCCCGCGCTGATCTGGCCGTCGCCACCAGCGAGGCCAAGCGGATCGAGGCGTGGGTCGGCTACATCACGCTCCCCGCCCCGTACGACGGCGTGGTCGTGGCTCGCAACGCCAACACCGGCGACTTCGTCCTCCCCGCCGCGGGCGACCCCACGGCCATGCAGCGTTCCCCTCACCTCGCACCCGGCGGTAACGCCGCGCCGATCTACGTGGTCGATAAGACCGACGTGGTCCGCATCTTCATCGACATTCCCGAGCAAGACGCCAACTACGTCAAGATCGGGACCAAGGCAAGCGTGCTCGCTCGAGCGTATCGCGATGAGCCGCTTCAGGGCTCCGTCACTCGCACGTCGTGGGCGCTCAACATCAAAAGCCGCACGCTCCGCGCCGAAATCGACCTGCCCAACCCCGGCAGCCAGCTTCTGCCCGGCATGTACGCCTACGCCAACGTGATCATCGAGCGCCCCGGCGTTCGCGCCCTCCCCTTGTCCGCACTGACGCACAGCGGTGAAAAGACCTATTGCTGGAAGCACGAGAACGGCCGCGCGGTCAGGACCGAAGTCCAGACCGGCGTCAGCGACGGCGAGTGGATCGAGGTCACCAACCGCCGCGTTCCGGACCCCAAGACCCTAGCGGCGGGAGCCCACGCCGGCGAACAGTGGACGTCGTTCGACGGTTCGGAGCAACTGATTCTCGACGAGCAGTCGATCCTCACCGACGGTCTCGTCGTGGAGGTTGAGCCGGCGACCGACGGAACGAAAGTCACCAGCCCGACTCCCGACGCCGGCCATCCCACGACGGCCGGCCGGCCCGACAAGCTGGCTCGCGTTCCCTAA
- a CDS encoding efflux RND transporter permease subunit: protein MNPSVFAMRRPVTTLMMVVALISGGALAFNRMRVDIFPTMNTPKIYVFLDYVGMSPDQMEGFIVNQLELYFQYVDGIRDINSRNIQQVALCDLSFFPGTDMGQAMAQVVAMSDRAMSWMPKGTLPPMIMRMDAGSVPVGYLVFESEKTSLGMMGDLAQNIIRPLVQKYVPGTVAISPFGPNMRSILVNVNPDKLRDYNLTPQQISDALAAGNIVVPSGNVYIKDAMPVVANNSTVVDIKKLGNIPLRLEKNVYLRDVATFQDDVDITYGYALVNGKKSVYLPIIKKDTASTLNVVADIHKSMQLFRDVVPKDVKISFEFDESPTVVAAVESVATEGLIGAGLTGLMILLFLGDLRSVVVVVSNIPLALLGSLFGLWITGNTINIMSLGGMALAIGILVDEATVTIENVHVQMGHTDKVATAVLHASNATAVPRLLALLCILSVFIPAFIMGDPLRSLFMPLTLGVGFAMIASYLLSSTFVPILCVALIKHSGHAHDANAKPGLFDRFLKHYTKGVGWLVHLRYLVVPIYLGCCVLALWLLGMQVGTELFPQIDSGQFVLRFRPPPGSSFELTREMAVKCLEEIEKEAKPENIDISMGYVGQVAPNFGIDNMLLFMRGPDDGQLRIALNEESGIKLAEFRERLRTILPERVVPWLAQRLEKGGLSKVDAERQAKTSTFGFEPGDIVTSVMSFGAMTPISVRVVGTDMKLIRQHAEKIAGEMKNIPSLRDIQFEQTLDYPTVEIEIDREKAGLSGVTVEDVGKALVMSTSSTRFTNLNYWIDVKTGFDYLVEVLIPPARMTKAEELENLPIESVNPLVNLMVRDVATVRQGTRPGEYDRSMSQRYLTLTANVEGEDMGRASNHVIAAIAAAGEPPRGVRVLPMGQLPPMVEMFQSLGIGLAVAVFVILVLLTAYFQSPRMALISIGAVPGVLAGIATILYTTHTSLNIESFMGSIMCLGVSVSNSVMMVTFMNDHWRSGASSIESAVVGASDRLRPILMTACAMTVGMVPMALALERGSQMQAPLGLAVIGGLVMSTFATLLVVPSIFAVVMGRSVPRSPSIYPDDPESLHYDPLVFAPVDHTGHAIAADEEVAHHSENGSAHPDAAVESDAHQSDSSQSHDDPNPDGGQAPESAPFLHGDR from the coding sequence ATGAATCCAAGCGTATTCGCGATGCGTCGACCCGTCACGACTCTGATGATGGTCGTGGCCCTGATCAGCGGCGGCGCCCTGGCGTTCAACCGGATGCGGGTGGACATCTTCCCCACGATGAACACCCCGAAGATTTACGTGTTTCTCGATTACGTCGGCATGAGCCCCGACCAGATGGAAGGCTTCATCGTCAACCAGCTCGAGCTGTATTTTCAGTACGTCGACGGGATTCGCGACATCAACTCGCGAAACATCCAGCAGGTCGCGTTGTGCGACCTGTCGTTCTTCCCCGGCACCGACATGGGGCAGGCGATGGCGCAGGTCGTGGCGATGTCCGACCGGGCGATGTCGTGGATGCCGAAGGGCACGTTGCCGCCGATGATCATGCGGATGGACGCCGGCAGCGTCCCGGTCGGCTATCTGGTCTTCGAGAGCGAGAAGACCTCGCTCGGCATGATGGGCGACCTGGCGCAGAACATCATCCGGCCGTTGGTTCAGAAATACGTTCCCGGCACCGTCGCGATCTCGCCGTTCGGGCCGAACATGCGGTCGATCCTCGTCAACGTCAACCCCGACAAGCTCCGTGACTACAACCTGACGCCGCAGCAGATCAGCGACGCGCTCGCGGCGGGGAACATCGTCGTTCCATCCGGAAACGTCTATATAAAAGACGCGATGCCGGTCGTCGCCAACAATTCGACAGTGGTCGACATCAAGAAGCTGGGCAACATCCCGCTCCGGCTTGAGAAGAACGTCTATCTGCGCGACGTGGCCACGTTTCAGGACGACGTCGACATCACGTACGGGTACGCGCTCGTCAACGGCAAGAAGTCGGTCTATCTGCCGATCATCAAGAAGGACACGGCGTCGACCTTAAACGTCGTGGCCGACATTCACAAGTCGATGCAGCTGTTTCGCGACGTGGTGCCCAAGGACGTCAAAATCAGTTTCGAGTTCGACGAGTCGCCCACCGTGGTGGCGGCGGTCGAGAGCGTCGCCACCGAAGGCCTGATCGGTGCCGGTCTGACGGGTTTGATGATCCTCTTGTTCCTCGGCGACCTCCGCAGCGTGGTCGTGGTCGTCTCGAACATCCCGCTCGCTTTGCTCGGCTCGTTGTTCGGCCTCTGGATCACGGGAAACACGATCAACATCATGTCGCTGGGCGGCATGGCGCTCGCGATCGGCATTCTCGTCGACGAGGCGACCGTGACGATCGAGAACGTGCACGTGCAGATGGGACACACCGACAAGGTGGCCACGGCGGTGCTGCACGCGAGCAACGCCACGGCGGTGCCGCGACTTCTGGCCCTGCTCTGCATCTTGTCGGTGTTCATACCGGCGTTCATCATGGGCGATCCGCTTCGGTCGCTGTTCATGCCGCTGACCCTGGGCGTCGGTTTCGCGATGATCGCGTCGTATTTGCTGTCGAGCACGTTCGTGCCGATCCTCTGCGTGGCCTTGATCAAGCACTCGGGGCACGCTCACGACGCTAACGCCAAACCGGGGCTGTTCGACCGATTCCTCAAGCATTATACGAAGGGAGTGGGCTGGCTCGTCCACCTGCGGTACCTCGTGGTGCCGATCTACCTCGGTTGCTGCGTATTGGCCCTCTGGCTCCTGGGGATGCAGGTCGGCACCGAGCTGTTCCCGCAGATCGACTCGGGGCAGTTCGTGCTCCGGTTCCGGCCGCCGCCGGGTTCGAGCTTCGAACTGACCCGGGAGATGGCGGTGAAGTGCCTAGAGGAGATCGAGAAGGAGGCGAAGCCCGAGAACATCGACATCAGCATGGGATACGTCGGTCAGGTGGCCCCGAACTTCGGCATCGACAACATGCTTCTGTTCATGCGAGGGCCTGACGACGGCCAGTTGCGGATCGCGCTCAACGAGGAGAGTGGAATCAAGCTCGCCGAGTTCCGTGAGCGGCTCCGGACGATCCTCCCCGAGCGGGTGGTGCCGTGGCTGGCACAGCGGCTGGAGAAAGGCGGGCTCAGCAAGGTGGACGCCGAGCGGCAGGCCAAGACGTCGACTTTCGGCTTCGAGCCGGGCGACATCGTGACCTCGGTCATGAGCTTCGGCGCCATGACGCCGATCTCGGTCCGGGTCGTCGGCACCGACATGAAACTGATCCGCCAGCATGCCGAGAAGATCGCCGGCGAGATGAAGAACATCCCCTCGCTCCGCGACATCCAGTTCGAGCAGACGCTCGACTACCCCACCGTCGAGATCGAGATCGACCGCGAGAAGGCGGGGTTGAGCGGCGTCACGGTCGAGGACGTAGGCAAGGCGCTGGTCATGTCGACGTCGTCGACCCGGTTCACCAACCTCAACTACTGGATCGACGTCAAGACGGGGTTCGACTACCTGGTCGAGGTGCTGATCCCCCCCGCGCGGATGACGAAGGCCGAGGAGCTTGAGAACTTGCCGATCGAGTCGGTCAATCCGCTGGTCAACCTGATGGTCCGCGACGTAGCGACGGTCCGCCAGGGCACGCGGCCGGGCGAGTACGACCGATCAATGTCGCAGCGCTATCTGACCTTGACGGCGAACGTCGAGGGCGAGGACATGGGCCGCGCCTCGAACCACGTTATCGCCGCGATCGCGGCGGCCGGCGAGCCGCCCCGCGGCGTGCGGGTGCTCCCGATGGGCCAGTTGCCGCCCATGGTCGAGATGTTCCAGTCGCTTGGGATCGGGCTGGCGGTCGCCGTGTTCGTGATCCTCGTGCTCCTGACGGCCTACTTCCAGTCGCCTCGCATGGCGTTGATCTCGATCGGCGCCGTGCCGGGGGTGCTCGCCGGCATCGCGACGATCCTGTACACGACCCACACGTCGCTCAACATCGAGTCGTTCATGGGCTCGATCATGTGCCTGGGCGTCTCGGTGTCGAACTCGGTCATGATGGTGACGTTCATGAACGACCACTGGAGGAGCGGGGCGTCCTCGATCGAGTCGGCCGTCGTCGGCGCAAGCGACCGCCTGCGGCCGATCTTGATGACCGCCTGCGCCATGACGGTCGGCATGGTGCCGATGGCGTTGGCCCTTGAGCGAGGCAGCCAGATGCAGGCCCCGCTCGGCCTGGCGGTCATCGGCGGCCTGGTGATGTCGACGTTCGCAACCTTGCTGGTCGTCCCCTCGATCTTCGCGGTCGTCATGGGCCGAAGCGTGCCCCGCTCGCCCTCGATCTATCCCGACGATCCCGAGAGTCTCCATTACGACCCGCTGGTCTTCGCTCCGGTCGACCATACGGGCCACGCGATCGCGGCCGATGAAGAGGTCGCGCATCACAGCGAAAACGGGTCCGCCCACCCTGATGCCGCCGTCGAATCCGACGCACACCAGTCCGACTCATCTCAATCGCATGACGATCCCAACCCAGACGGCGGCCAAGCGCCGGAGTCCGCACCTTTCTTACATGGAGATCGATGA
- a CDS encoding arylsulfatase, with protein sequence MINILKCGNLTSLAPVALGALLGYVAATGNLGATPRRADASAINPEAPTRPSPAAPGGEPTAVHAASTGKKPNILVIFGDDIGQTNLSAYSMGVMGYRTPNIDRIAREGMIFTDYYAEQSCTAGRSSFITGQATFRTGLSKVGVPNATVGLRKEDCTIAELLKNQGYATGQFGKNHLGDRDEYLPTAHGFDEFFGNLYHLNAEEEPEQRTYPRDPAFRKKYGPRGVIRSTAGGKIEDTGPLTKKRMETIDDETSAAAVDYIQRQSKAGKPFFCWFNTTRMHLRTHVKADRRSPVGLTAKTEYADGMVEHDGHVGQILKALDDLEIADDTIVLYTTDNGPHANSWPDGATTPFRSEKDTNWEGAFRVPCMIRWPGKIKAGAVSNEIVSGLDWLPTFLAAAGEPDVKEKLLKGHEAAGKTFKVHLDGYNQLPYLTGEQERSARKQFFYFNDDGELVAMRHENWKVVFLEQRAPGTMRIWAEPFTSLRLPKLFDLRADPYERADVTSNTYYDWLISQPYLIFVAQEEVAKFLATFKEFPPRQKAATFTIDQMTEKLKRNLDEK encoded by the coding sequence ATGATCAATATACTGAAATGCGGTAATTTGACGTCCCTCGCCCCCGTGGCTCTCGGGGCGTTGCTCGGCTACGTCGCGGCGACCGGGAACCTGGGCGCGACGCCTCGCCGCGCCGACGCCTCGGCGATCAACCCCGAAGCGCCCACACGCCCGTCCCCGGCCGCCCCCGGAGGCGAGCCGACCGCGGTTCACGCCGCGAGCACCGGGAAGAAACCGAACATCCTGGTCATTTTCGGCGACGATATCGGCCAGACGAACCTGAGCGCCTACTCGATGGGCGTGATGGGCTATCGCACGCCGAACATCGATCGGATCGCGCGCGAAGGCATGATCTTCACTGACTACTACGCCGAGCAGAGCTGCACCGCAGGCCGGTCGTCGTTCATCACCGGTCAGGCCACGTTTCGAACCGGTCTGAGCAAGGTCGGCGTCCCCAACGCGACGGTCGGGCTCCGGAAGGAAGACTGCACGATCGCCGAGCTGCTCAAGAACCAGGGCTATGCGACCGGTCAGTTCGGCAAGAATCACCTGGGCGATCGTGACGAGTACCTGCCCACGGCCCACGGCTTCGACGAATTTTTCGGCAATCTCTACCACCTCAACGCTGAAGAGGAGCCCGAGCAACGGACCTACCCGCGTGATCCCGCGTTCCGCAAGAAGTACGGCCCTCGCGGCGTGATCCGATCAACGGCCGGCGGCAAGATCGAGGACACCGGACCGCTCACCAAGAAGCGGATGGAGACGATCGACGACGAGACGTCGGCCGCCGCCGTCGATTACATCCAGCGCCAGTCGAAGGCCGGGAAGCCGTTCTTCTGCTGGTTCAACACCACCAGGATGCATCTGCGGACGCACGTTAAAGCCGACCGTCGCAGCCCCGTCGGCCTGACCGCGAAGACCGAGTACGCCGACGGCATGGTCGAGCACGACGGCCACGTCGGCCAGATTCTCAAGGCGCTCGACGATCTTGAGATCGCCGACGACACGATCGTCCTCTACACGACCGACAACGGCCCTCACGCCAATTCGTGGCCCGACGGCGCCACGACCCCGTTCCGCAGCGAGAAGGATACCAACTGGGAGGGGGCGTTTCGCGTCCCTTGCATGATCCGGTGGCCGGGCAAGATCAAGGCCGGGGCGGTCTCGAACGAGATCGTCAGCGGGCTCGACTGGCTGCCGACGTTCCTGGCCGCCGCCGGCGAACCCGACGTGAAGGAGAAGCTGCTCAAGGGACACGAGGCCGCCGGCAAGACCTTCAAGGTCCACCTGGACGGCTACAATCAGCTCCCGTACCTGACCGGCGAGCAAGAGCGGAGCGCCCGCAAGCAGTTCTTCTACTTCAACGACGACGGCGAACTCGTCGCCATGCGTCACGAGAACTGGAAGGTCGTGTTCCTCGAACAGCGCGCCCCCGGCACGATGCGGATCTGGGCCGAGCCGTTCACGTCGTTGCGACTTCCCAAGCTCTTCGACCTCCGCGCCGATCCCTACGAGCGGGCCGACGTGACGTCCAACACGTATTACGACTGGCTCATCTCCCAGCCGTATCTGATCTTCGTCGCGCAGGAAGAAGTGGCGAAGTTCCTGGCCACGTTCAAGGAGTTCCCCCCCAGACAGAAGGCCGCCACCTTCACCATCGATCAGATGACCGAGAAGCTGAAGCGGAACCTCGACGAGAAATGA
- a CDS encoding RNA polymerase sigma factor — translation MVRDLSARSIKTARVRASALSNRRTTPLTDDLDRIEERLTVLLAQQGDRDAFGRLVDRYDKRLHYFIRRILGEPDGALDLIQSVWLIVHRRLRRLQSPAAFRVWLYRIAHDQAVTELRRKTRRPVLFEETAAGQPLDASSLDDSAFENAELVHVALRDLSVDHRRVLTLRFIEDMSIEEIAEVVDCGPGTVKSRLHYAKLALRLRIEELLDG, via the coding sequence ATGGTGCGGGACTTGAGCGCTCGATCGATCAAGACGGCCCGAGTACGAGCCTCCGCACTCTCGAACCGTCGGACGACGCCATTGACGGACGACCTGGATCGAATCGAGGAGCGGCTGACGGTCCTGCTCGCCCAGCAGGGCGACCGCGACGCGTTCGGCAGGCTCGTGGATCGTTACGACAAGCGGCTGCACTACTTCATCCGCAGGATTCTCGGCGAACCCGACGGCGCTCTCGATCTTATCCAGTCCGTCTGGCTGATCGTACATCGAAGATTGCGACGACTTCAATCTCCGGCCGCTTTTCGCGTCTGGTTGTATCGGATCGCCCACGACCAGGCCGTCACGGAGCTGCGGAGGAAGACCAGGCGACCTGTGCTGTTCGAGGAGACGGCCGCAGGTCAGCCGCTGGACGCCTCGAGCCTGGACGACTCGGCGTTCGAGAATGCCGAGCTGGTTCATGTCGCGCTGCGCGATCTGTCCGTCGACCATCGTCGCGTGCTCACGCTCCGCTTTATCGAAGATATGTCGATCGAAGAGATCGCCGAGGTCGTCGATTGCGGTCCCGGCACTGTGAAGTCTCGTCTACATTACGCGAAGCTCGCGCTTCGTCTCCGTATCGAGGAGCTGCTCGATGGCTGA
- a CDS encoding FMN-binding negative transcriptional regulator: MNPGVLNRVQSLGRAAGAFPRGRWASSSIWSENMFVPASFAETDTAKLHEFMRRYSFAVLTTHGADGLTANHLPLLLDAEAGPRGRLFGHMARANPQWRQAGGEALAVFSGPHTYVSPTWYEEEGTVPTWNYVAVHAYGRFQIVEDDDELLEILRRSVATYESTMPAPWSFDDSAASVRGQLKAIVGFHVEITRLEGKWKLNQNHPERRRRRVAEELESRDDADSVAIAELMRQSLE, from the coding sequence ATGAACCCAGGGGTCTTGAATCGTGTCCAGAGCCTTGGCCGCGCAGCGGGGGCGTTCCCGCGCGGCCGTTGGGCCTCGTCGTCGATCTGGAGTGAGAACATGTTCGTCCCCGCCTCGTTCGCCGAGACCGATACGGCCAAGCTGCACGAGTTCATGCGGCGGTACAGCTTCGCCGTCTTGACGACGCACGGAGCGGACGGCCTGACGGCCAATCATCTGCCGTTGCTGCTCGACGCCGAAGCCGGGCCGCGGGGCCGGCTGTTCGGGCACATGGCCCGGGCTAATCCGCAGTGGCGACAGGCCGGAGGCGAGGCGCTCGCGGTCTTTTCCGGGCCGCACACGTACGTTTCGCCGACGTGGTACGAGGAGGAGGGGACCGTGCCGACGTGGAACTACGTCGCCGTCCATGCGTACGGCCGGTTCCAGATCGTCGAGGACGACGACGAGCTGCTGGAGATCCTACGGCGGTCGGTCGCGACCTACGAGAGCACGATGCCGGCCCCATGGTCGTTCGACGACTCGGCGGCGTCGGTCCGAGGCCAGCTCAAGGCGATCGTCGGCTTCCACGTCGAGATCACGCGACTGGAGGGCAAGTGGAAGCTCAACCAGAACCATCCCGAGCGCCGCCGCCGGCGCGTGGCGGAGGAGCTCGAGTCCCGCGACGACGCCGATTCCGTCGCCATCGCCGAACTCATGCGTCAGAGCCTGGAGTGA
- a CDS encoding YebC/PmpR family DNA-binding transcriptional regulator, translating to MAGHSHSSNIAHRKGLVDAKRGKLFSKLCRAIYVAARTGGGDPTANLRLRYAIDKARSVSCPKDNIERSIKKATGELGGENFEEIVYEGYGPSGVAVLCEVLTDNRNRTAGELRRAFEAAGGNLGATGCVSYLFAFKGLFIVDPQHATEDRLMEVALEAGADDVELVEGYFEVTCDHKQFEVVRKALEDAQIPTESAETSYIPATYVNLDADAGKKMLKLKDLLDDNDDVQNVYANDNIPEEVPAG from the coding sequence ATGGCAGGACATTCCCACTCCTCAAACATCGCCCACCGCAAAGGACTTGTGGACGCCAAGCGCGGCAAGCTGTTCAGCAAACTCTGCCGGGCCATCTACGTGGCCGCGCGCACCGGCGGCGGCGACCCCACCGCTAATCTTCGGTTGCGATACGCGATCGACAAGGCGCGGTCGGTCAGTTGCCCCAAGGACAACATCGAGCGGTCGATCAAGAAGGCCACCGGCGAGCTGGGCGGCGAAAACTTTGAAGAGATCGTCTACGAAGGCTACGGCCCTTCGGGCGTCGCCGTGCTCTGCGAGGTGCTGACCGACAACCGCAACCGCACCGCGGGCGAGCTTCGCCGCGCGTTCGAAGCCGCCGGCGGCAACCTGGGCGCGACCGGCTGCGTGAGCTACCTGTTCGCGTTCAAGGGGCTGTTCATCGTCGATCCCCAGCACGCGACCGAAGACCGACTGATGGAAGTCGCGCTCGAAGCCGGCGCCGACGACGTCGAGCTCGTCGAAGGCTACTTCGAGGTCACCTGCGACCATAAACAGTTCGAGGTGGTTCGCAAGGCGCTTGAAGACGCCCAGATCCCGACCGAGAGCGCCGAGACGAGCTACATCCCCGCCACCTACGTCAACCTCGACGCTGACGCTGGCAAGAAGATGCTCAAGCTTAAAGACCTCCTCGACGATAACGACGACGTCCAGAACGTCTACGCCAACGACAACATCCCCGAGGAAGTCCCCGCCGGTTGA